The Novosphingobium terrae genome contains a region encoding:
- a CDS encoding helix-turn-helix domain-containing protein produces MTQTNKDILALNVVRLLKAQRKRLQDLAQEAGISKSVVSEIVNLKSNPTLETIEKIAEALGVSVIELLSAESAQQAPKGYEIVTALVDKFCAAQIRVWEAAAKSRLKG; encoded by the coding sequence ATGACGCAGACCAATAAGGATATCTTGGCCCTCAACGTTGTACGCCTTCTCAAGGCACAAAGGAAGCGGCTGCAAGACCTCGCTCAGGAAGCGGGTATCTCCAAGTCTGTGGTATCCGAGATCGTCAATTTGAAAAGCAATCCGACACTCGAAACGATCGAGAAGATTGCCGAAGCCCTCGGAGTTTCTGTGATTGAGCTGTTGAGCGCTGAGAGCGCACAGCAGGCTCCCAAGGGTTACGAGATCGTCACCGCCTTGGTCGATAAGTTCTGTGCGGCGCAAATTCGCGTCTGGGAAGCTGCCGCAAAGAGCCGCCTGAAAGGATAA